From Triticum aestivum cultivar Chinese Spring chromosome 4A, IWGSC CS RefSeq v2.1, whole genome shotgun sequence, a single genomic window includes:
- the LOC123085856 gene encoding mucin-5AC, translating to MNSYSGDRSSSRPITTSFDSYQFDFGANPSRSSTSRPLRDQRPGGATNPSPRPTTTNTWSHQPVKTSWTHQPSPSAAAALGSGPVSMVGDISGRSWSATAPSSGIGFPQSNNPNLFSDLLGPALGSTRAQSNAPLRSAAAQPSKPSSANPRTNSSSFSMGGMASTLPKTTGAPIASGSYGVGGRPMKPAGMAPATASQPMAQKKDPFGSIDPFAAKPGSMNAAKQAGSAKLDQGFGVFQGVSSGANAGFSSFQKAGAGSSGFQSSGATKPSNVTPPPAPAPAPVSAAVNSGVDHFDTLFPSSASAPTASAASNGGGDMFGEMDGWVDVESEYVGGGDSSGTTTELEGLPPPPSGLTASAAKAKGMDNYKGGQYADAIKWLSWAVLLIEKTGKNAGIAEVLSSRASSYKEVGEYKKAIADCSKVLEQDKDNVTVLVQRALLYESSEKYRLGAEDLRLVLKIDPGNRLARSMIHRLNKMAD from the exons ATGAACTCCTACTCCGGCGACCGGTCCTCCTCCCGTCCCATCACAACCTCCTTCGACTCCTACCAGTTTGACTTCGGGGCCAACCCCTCCCGCTCCTCCACCTCCCGCCCCCTCCGCGACCAGAGGCCAGGCGGCGCCACCAACCCTTCACCGAGGCCAACCACCACAAACACATGGTCACACCAGCCGGTGAAGACGTCCTGGACTCATCAGCCATCCCCGTCTGCGGCCGCGGCGCTCGGATCCGGGCCTGTGTCCATGGTCGGCGACATCTCCGGCCGGAGCTGGTCCGCCACTGCGCCCTCCTCCGGCATCGGCTTCCCTCAGTCCAACAACCCCAACCTCTTCAGCGACCTCCTCGGGCCGGCGCTTGGATCCACCCGAGCCCAGTCCAACGCGCCCCTCAGATCAGCAGCGGCCCAGCCCTCCAAGCCTTCAAGCGCTAATCCTAGGACCAACAGCTCTTCCTTCTCGATGGGCGGTATGGCAAGCACGCTCCCGAAAACCACCGGGGCACCGATAGCTTCTGGTAGTTATGGGGTTGGTGGCCGGCCAATGAAGCCGGCGGGCATGGCGCCGGCGACCGCGTCACAGCCCATGGCGCAGAAGAAGGATCCGTTCGGCTCCATAGATCCCTTCGCGGCGAAGCCTGGGTCTATGAATGCTGCAAAGCAGGCAGGTTCGGCCAAATTGGATCAGGGATTTGGCGTGTTTCAGGGCGTGAGTTCGGGCGCCAACGCTGGATTCAGTAGTTTCCAGAAAGCCGGCGCTGGATCCAGTGGCTTCCAGAGTTCTGGTGCCACGAAGCCTTCCAATGTTACGCCTCCGCCTGCACCCGCTCCAGCGCCTGTTTCTGCAGCGGTGAACTCTGGCGTGGATCATTTTGACACGCTGTTTCCTTCGTCCGCATCTGCACCAACTGCTTCTGCGGCGAGTAATGGTGGCGGTGACATGTTTGGTGAGATGGATGGTTGGGTGGACGTGGAGTCGGAGTATGTTGGTGGTGGTGATAGCAGTGGCACAACCACAGAGCTGGAGGGATTACCGCCACCACCGTCTGGGTTGACGGCATCTGCTGCTAAGGCAAAAGGAATGGATAATTACAAGGGTGGGCAGTATGCTGATGCTATCAAATGGTTGTCTTGGGCTGTTCTGCTCATCGAGAAGACTGGGAAAAATGCTGGTATTGCAGAGGTGTTGTCATCAAGGGCCTCGTCCTACAAGGAGGTCGGCGAGTACAAGAAGGCTATTGCTGACTGTTCGAAG GTGCTTGAGCAAGATAAGGACAATGTGACAGTGCTAGTGCAACGTGCTCTCTTATATGAGAGCAGTGAGAAATATAGGCTTGGGGCTGAGGACCTGCGTTTGGTTCTGAAGATTGACCCTGGGAATCGTCTTGCCAGGAGTATGATTCATCGATTGAACAAAATGGCTGACTAG